The sequence GACGACTCCTGCCCGCCGGAACCCGACACCCGTACGTACAGGCCTTCCAGGCGAACACGCTCACCGCCGGTGGACACCTTCATCGCCTCGACATCAATCGAGGAAAACCGACGCTCACGGCCCACCCACGTCACCGGAATCTTCCCCGAATCAGCCCACAACCGAAGCGTCACCGGATGAACACCCAAACGCTTCGCAGCCTTCGCACGCCGAAGAAGTTCCACACAACCAGCATATGTCCACTAAGGATTAATAATCAAATCCGTGAGCCTACGAGCCGCGGCCCTCCCCCTGCGGCACGGTATTCGGTTTCGCCCGGTCCTGGCGGCGAGAACGGGCCTACCGGGACGGGCGCGGATCGTCGGGCGATCGCCGTTCACCGGGACCCTCGATGGCGAGCAGGCGTGCCCGCCGTTCCCGGCGGTGCAGGGCCACCACGGCGGCCGCGAACGCCAGCCCGGGCAGCAGGGCCACCGCCAGCAACTGGGCCGGGGTAAGCGCGGCCGGGATGCCGTCATGCAGCGGGCGGTGCAGGACCCCAACCCCGGCTCGGGTGAGCAGCAGCGCCGCGCCGACGGGCACGAGCAGCGCCAGCAGGCGCCGCCGCAGCGCTGCCGGGGTGGACAGGACGACGAGGGCGCAGAGCGCGTAGCCGGCGCCGAGCAGCAGCGCCTCGGCCCGGTCCACACTGGTGGTGAAGATCCAGCTGGTCCGGACGGACTCGGACCCGGGCCCGGGCAGGGCGACCGCCGCGAACGCCGGCGCGCTCCCGCCCAGCAGCGTGGCGGCGGCCAGCGCGCCGAGCCGCCAGCGCCCGATGACGGCCGCGCCGGAGCGGGCGGCGGGGACGGCGAGCGCCGCCGCGGCCATCCCGGCGAGCACGGCCGGCCAGAGGTTGAACACCGAGAGGTACGCGGCGTACTCGCCGGCGGCCCGGGCCACCTCGAGCGCGGCGGCTGCCCCGGCGAGCACGGCGGCGCTTCGGCGCCAGGCGAGCCCGGCCAGCACCGCCACGGCGAGCCAGGCGACGGGCGACAGCCACGCCTGCCACGGTGGAGCGTCGCCGAGCCCGCCCGGCTGACCGGCGGCGAGCAGGGCCAGGTGGAGCACCGGCAGCCGCGCGGCGTACGCGAGCAGGGCCAGCGCAGCGATGAGGCCCAGCGCCGACGCGGCGTCCCGCCAGGTCCGCTCGGACAGCCGGGCGGCGCCGTAGCGGACGTGCGTCCGCAGTGCCCCGTCGAGGAGGTCGCGCACCTCGCGGGCTCGCGGTCGGCGCTGCCCCGGCGCGGCGTCGTCCAGCAGCACGCCGAGCATCTCGTCGGCATACTGCTGGCGGTGTTCACGGGGATAGCAGGCGAGCAGCCAGCGGTAGGCCCGTTCCAGGGTCATGCCGCACCACCCTGGGCCAGCAGGCCGGCGCGGCGCAGCCGGACGCTCGCGGCCTCGGCGTTGCTGCGCAACCGCGCGGACTCCTCGGCCAGGCGCCGCGCGCCCAGCGCGGTGAGCCGGTAGTAGCGGCGCAGCCTGGACTGGACGAGCTCCTCACGCTCCACCTCGACGAGGCCCTCGGTGCGGAGTCGGTCGAGCGCGGCGTAGAGGGTGCCGGCGCGCAACTCGACGCGGCCGGCGGAGATCCCGCGGACCTCCTCCAGGATGGCGTACCCGTGCCGGGGCTCCTCGACCAACGCGGTCAGGATCAGGTACGTCGACTCCTGCATCGGCATGTTCGACATGCCGACAGTATATACAGAACGGCGGTATATACGTGGTTCAACCGGCGCGGTTCAGGGCGCGCCGGTTGCGGGGCCGAGGTTGGTCCTGCAGCCGGTAGCCGTCGTCGCCGAGCATCCGGCTTGCGGCCTCGAGCCCGGTCAGCGCCGCCCCGTAGGCGGCCAACTCCCGCTGGAAGTGCTCGACCTTGCCGTACCAGAACTTGAGCTCCGGATTGATCGACTTCGCGTTGATGTAGTTGACGATGTCGCTCTCCGGCGTGATGCCCTGGCGGGCGTAGCAGCGGTCGAAGCGGGCCTTGGTCCGGTCGTACTTCTCGTTCATCGCGGTCAGGCCGGCTTCGGCCTCCAGCAGCTTGGCCTGCAGGTACCGTACGTAGCTGCGAGGCACCGACGGGACGGCGAGCGCCGACCGCGGTGCGGGCGCAGGGGACATGTCGATCACCCTCCTTCGAGCGCGGTGTCCAGGGGCACCGCGACGTCGGGCGGTGCCACCCGGATCCCGCTGCGATGCAGTGACGTCCTTCTACCCATGCCGGCGGCTGAGTATGCCTGCTGGCCTGCGGTGAGTTACCCGCCGGCCATGGCGCCGAGGATGATGAAGGGCTCCTCGCCGGCGGCGACCTGCTCGGGCAGGGGCGCGTCGGGCGACTCGTTGGACAGGTCCTCCTCGCAGGCGTAGAAGCGGACGAAGGCGCGGCGCTTGCCGCTGTGGCGGTCGCGGATCGTGCCGAGCAGCATCGGGTAGCGCGCCTCGAGGGTGTCCAGCACCTGGCGCTGGGTGACCGGCCCGGCGTGCGGGCCGGTCACCTCGAGGCGCACCTCGCCGGTGACGTGAGCCAGGTTCTTCAGGTGGGCCGGGAGGACGACCCGGATCACGGCAGCACCTGGACTTCCACGGAGAGCACGGGCGGCAGGTCCCGGACGATCGGCGCCCAACTGTCGCCGCCGTCGGCCGAGTGGTAGACCTGGCCACCGGTGGTGCCGAAATAGATCCCGCACGGGTCGAGGGTGTCGACCGCCATCGCGTCGCGCAGCACGTTGACGTAGCAGTCCGACTGCGGCAGGCCGTTGGTCAGCGGCTCCCACTCGTCGCCGCCGCTGCGGCTGCGGTAGACGCGCAGCCTGCCCTCCGGCGGGTAGTGCTCCGAGTCGCTCTTGATCGGCACGACGTAGATGGTCTCCGGCTCGTGCGCGTGCACGGCGATCGGGAAGCCGAAGTCGGACGGCAGGTTGCCGCTGACCTCGCGCCAGGTCGCCCCGGCGTCGTCGCTGCGCATGACGTCCCAGTGCTTCTGCATGAACAGGGTGTCCGGCCGGGACGGGTGCTGGGTGATGTGGTGCACGCAGTGGCCGACCTCGGCGTCCTGGTCGGGGATCTCTCCGGAGCGGAGGCCCTTGTTGATCGGCAGCCAGCTGGCGCCGCCGTCGTCGCTGCGGAACGCGCCCGCCGCCGAGATGGCGGTGTAGATCCGGCCCGGGTGCGTCGGGTCCAGGATGATCGTGTGCAGGCACAGGCCGCCGGCGCCGGGCTGCCAGGACGGGCCGGT comes from Micromonospora viridifaciens and encodes:
- a CDS encoding PadR family transcriptional regulator — translated: MSNMPMQESTYLILTALVEEPRHGYAILEEVRGISAGRVELRAGTLYAALDRLRTEGLVEVEREELVQSRLRRYYRLTALGARRLAEESARLRSNAEAASVRLRRAGLLAQGGAA
- a CDS encoding MoaD/ThiS family protein gives rise to the protein MIRVVLPAHLKNLAHVTGEVRLEVTGPHAGPVTQRQVLDTLEARYPMLLGTIRDRHSGKRRAFVRFYACEEDLSNESPDAPLPEQVAAGEEPFIILGAMAGG
- a CDS encoding WD40/YVTN/BNR-like repeat-containing protein, with amino-acid sequence MSGVRVLAGTRKGAFVLTSDGKRSDWTVEGPLFGGWEIYHFTGSPADPDRLYASQSGGWFGQLIQRSDDGGRTWNTVGNDFAYASEAGEHLWYDGTPRPWEFKRIWHLEPSRDDPDTVYAGAEDAALYLTTDGGQKWTELTALRTHPTGPSWQPGAGGLCLHTIILDPTHPGRIYTAISAAGAFRSDDGGASWLPINKGLRSGEIPDQDAEVGHCVHHITQHPSRPDTLFMQKHWDVMRSDDAGATWREVSGNLPSDFGFPIAVHAHEPETIYVVPIKSDSEHYPPEGRLRVYRSRSGGDEWEPLTNGLPQSDCYVNVLRDAMAVDTLDPCGIYFGTTGGQVYHSADGGDSWAPIVRDLPPVLSVEVQVLP